The Leptodactylus fuscus isolate aLepFus1 chromosome 1, aLepFus1.hap2, whole genome shotgun sequence nucleotide sequence CTTGGTATATTGTCCCACTGTGCACGTATAGCGGTTACTGTAGTGTCACCAGGTCCTATACTTGGTATATTATCCCACTCTGCACAATATAGCGGTTACTGTAGTGTCACCAGGTCCTATACTTGGTATATTGTCCCACTGTGCACGTATAGTGGTTACTGTAGTGTCACCAGGTCCTATACTTGGTATATTGTCCCACTGTGCACAATATAGCAGTTACTGTAGTGTCACCAGGTCCTATACTTGGTATATTGTCCCACTGTGCACAATATAGCGGTTACTGTAGTGTCACCAGGTCCTATACTTGGTATATTGTCCCACTGTGCACGTATAGTGGTTACTGTAGTGTCACCAGGTCCTATACTTGGTATATTGTCCCACTGTGCACGTATAGCGGTTACTGTAGTGTCACCAGGTCCTATACTTGGTATATTATCCCACTCTGCACAATATAGCGGTTACTGTAGTGTCACCAGGTCCTATACTTGGTATATTGTCCCACTCTGCACAATATAACGGTTACTGTAGTGTCACCAGGTCCTATACTTGGTATATTGTCCCACTGTGCACGTATAGTGGTTACTGTAGTGTCACCAGGTCCTATACTTGGTATATTGTCCCACTGTGCACGTATAGCGGTTACTGTAGTGTCACCAGGTCCTATACTTGGTATATTATCCCACTCTGCACAATATAGCGGTTACTGTAGTGTCACCAGGTCCTATACTTGGTATATTGTCCCACTGTGCACGTATAGTGGTTACTGTAGTGTCACCAGGTCCTATACTTGGTATATTGTCCCACTGTGCACAATATAGCAGTTACTGTAGTGTCACCAGGTCCTATACTTGGTATATTGTCCCACTGTGCACAATATAGCGGTTACTGTAGTGTCACCAGGTCCTATACTTGGTATATTGTCCCACTGTGCACGTATAGCGGTTACTGTAGTGTCACCAGGTCCTATACTTGGTATATTATCCCACTCTGCACAATATAGCGGTTACTGTAGTGTCACCAGGTCCTATACTTGGTATATTATCCCACTCTGCACAATATAACGGTTACTGTAGTGTCACCAGGTCCTATACTTGGTATATTGTCCCACTGTGCACGTATAGTGGTTACTGTAGTGTCACCAGGTCCTATACTTGGTATATTATCCCACTCTGCACAATATAGCGGTTACTGTAGTGTCACCAGGTCCTATACTTGGTATATTGTCCCACTCTGCACAATATAGCGGTTACTGTAGTGTCACCAGGTCCTATACTTGGTATATTGTCCCACTGTGCACGTATAGTGGTTACTGTAGTGTCACCAGGTCCTATACTTGGTATATTGTCCCACTCTGCACAATATAGCGGTTACTGTAGTGTCACCAGGTCCTATACTTGGTATATTGTCCCACTCTGCACAATATAGCGGTTACTGTAGTGTCACCAGGTCCTATACTTGGTATATTGTCCCACTGTGCACGTATAGTGGTTACTGTAGTGTCACCAGGTCCTATACTTGGTATATTGTCCCACTGTGCACAATATAGCAGTTACTGTAGTGTCACCAGGTCCTATACTTGGTATATTGTCCCACTGTGCACAATATAGCGGTTACTGTAGTGTCACCAGGTCCTATACTTGGTATATTATCCCACTCTGCACAATATAACGGTTACTGTAGTGTCACCAGGTCCTATACTTGGTATATTGTCCCACTGTGCACGTATAGTGGTTACTGTAGTGTCACCAGGTCCTATACTTGGTATATTGTCCCACTGTGCACAATATAGCGGTTACTGTAGTGTCACCAGGTCCTATACTTGGTATATTGTCCCACTGTGCACGTATAGCGGTTACTGTAGTGTCACCAGGTCCTATACTTGGTATATTATCCCACTCTGCACAATATAGCGGTTACTGTAGTGTCACCAGGTCCTATACTTGGTATATTATCCCACTCTGCACAATATAACGGTTACTGTAGTGTCACCAGGTCCTATACTTGGTATATTGTCCCACTGTGCACGTATAGTGGTTACTGTAGTGTCACCAGGTCCTATACTTGGTATATTGTCCCACTGTGCACAATATAGCGGTTACTGTAGTGTCACCAGGTCCTATACTTGGTATATTGTCCCACTGTGCACGTATAGCGGTTACTGTAGTGTCACCAGGTCCTATACTTGGTATATTATCCCACTCTGCACAATATAGCGGTTACTGTAGTGTCACCAGGTCCTATACTTGGTATATTATCCCACTCTGCACAATATAACGGTTACTGTAGTGTCACCAGGTCCTATACTTGGTATATTGTCCCACTGTGCACGTATAGTGGTTACTGTAGTGTCACCAGGTCCTATACTTGGTATATTATCCCACTCTGCACAATATAGTGGTTACTGTGGTGGATTGTTCTTAGACGTGAATGTAGTCATCTACAAGGCGTTGCTGATGCTCAACTCCACCTTGTGTCTAGGACGACATATACAGTAGGTACTACATACAGACATTACTGTATTTCTATTACTTTGACTCCTGAGAAACTTGGTGCCTGCTAGTGAGTGTTGGATATGTAGGAAAGTGTGAGGGTCTGGTGTAGACCCCTGATCCTGTCTATATTGTAGGAGTCCTCATGAATATGTTGGTGTATGAACAGGAAATGGAGCAGCTCAGTATGAAACGTCTTCACAATAGGTCCTGACTATTACGGTAATTTATTGTATAAGTGGAGTAACAGGTGCTTACTATGCCGTCACTCTTGTAAGGATCTCCTAAAATACAAGGTTTGCCAGTGTGCGTGACCTGGTCACTTGCTGGAGTTGGTTACGTAACATTCTGCTTGTTAAGACATTTCTGAAGTCGTCTCAGGTGCTTGCCCTCTGGCCAGGCTGTattctgtggcagctgcttctggACTGGGGCCAGTGTGTAATGTGAGCCATAGCAGCTGACGTGCACTTGCTGGAAGACATAACTCTACTACACAAAGGCCTCTTCTGCTAATCTTGTCCGGTTTGTGCATTTGCTCTCTCTGGTTTGTATAAAGCATATGGTCTATTACTAGTGACACTCTTGCTTGTACTTCAGCTGTTCTACAGTTTCTCAGTAATATGCAGGCAGACATAAGTCTTGTGTGTGAATAGATAAGCTTCTATGCAAAGGGGGGGGGCAGTCTTTATAAAAAATTTAATTCTTTTATACAACTTTTTAAGTGTGCCTACTCTATTGCATATTCACATTCAATACCATGAAAATGACTATGTATTCCTGACCGGACAGACCACCGGTGAGACCCCCACTGTTGCCAAGCACAGGGGATTCTTTCCCCTGTTGCGTTCAGGCtgattgtgtggggagggggatccTCTTCTCTGGATCTGTGGCAAATGAGCCCTCAGAACCCTACAAGCAGGTACTTAtctgtcctatggatagaagatacATTTCATGGCATAACCTTTTTAAtatttctgactgaccatggttgTCATTTCTGAAGGGGTCAGAGGGGGGATATGGAAATGAGCTATGTGGTCCTGTCTCCCCCATTGCTTATTTTGGTTTGGTTGTACCACGTGGGGCTTTACATCAGAAGGCGTCAGTCTTTGTTGTCCGATGCTGCCCCTCTGAGGTCAGATGCTGATCTTACACCTGGCAGCTGAAACGTATTCTGTGCTTATAAGGAAATCTGCTGTAGGCTTCATAGAGCTGTATGGATTTCTTCCTATGAAATGTACCCAATATAAGTAGTGTATGCTGAAGCACTTACTGACACTTGTGTGGTGGTCCATGGACTTCAGTACGTCACTGGGGGCTCCTTGAAGGGGACCTGTTAAAGTCCACAGTGCTAAATGCCATAACCTGACTGATGCTGTGCCACAGAATAATTTCTTCAAATCTGTGTAAAACCTACAGCCCCTGGAAGGTCATATGTAAACCCTTATACTCCAAGTGCCTGGAAAGCTTGGaaggtgtgtggttttttttttttttttttggtttttttttttcataaaaagtgtGTGTGTTAGTTTGCATATTGTCTTCCAGTGTACAGATCGTGTGAACAGATGTTCAAAATTGACATTGTTCAGAGGCCTAGCAGTAATCCAGTGGTGTATGGGGTGATGCTGGGATGGAAGGGCAGTACCTGGCAGTCTCGCACTCCGGTCAGGTGATGGGTGCGGAGATCATGGCAGCTGGAGAGCTTTAGTTTAATTTGGACCCCTAAACTACTGGTCCTTAAGGTCAGGCCTGTCATAATCCCATCCATGGATACTACGTCTACTCTTGCACCTGTACAGTTCTTCAAAGATGCAGAGCAGTAATGTCTGCTGCAAGGTGAGTGCGCTGGGCTTTGCTgcatttaagggtccattcacatggaggaatttggtgtggaatttcagcgctgaaaaaaaggaacccattgaagttaatgagagggctttgctttttatttttcagcgctgaaattccacaccaaattcctcaccattttcctccgtgtgaatggacccttagacttcCCTGGTTTCATTGGACAACTGAGCAGGTGTTAAAAGCGTTGGAGGTGTGCGAGACTCCCTAGGCTTGTGGGTGGTTGAGTGGACCAGACACCACCTTTAAAAAGAACATTTCAGGCTGATTTGGGGCAAAGTGCTTtgcaagtcattttttttttttttaccatgtagGGGTTTTACCTAGAAGAAGTATACCTCCTGTATACCTACATATAGACTATCAACCTTACAGGGTTAGACATGACCCACCAGACTTACTGGAGGCTGGAAATTAATGGCAATGGCCTGTAGGTGGCTCAGGTGCTATACCACCACTGTTGTGCTTGCAGACTGACTTGCATATCCATAGAAAGATTCTTTGCACTGCTTCATGGCAcagttattggtttgggaggggtTTTGTACTTGCCAAACTCTTAGCTCCTTACTCCAATAAGATGTAATTGAGTTTCCACTGTCTGGCAATGGAGCAGCTACATGCTATAGTGAAATTCATTGGGCTGCCTCACCTCTAACATCATGATGTCATTTCAACACCAAGGCTGTGAAATCTTTACGCCAAACTTCTGACCTCTCCTATTTTTCTACAATAAAATTTCTACTGTGATACAGATGACCTAAAGCTCTGTACATTATGTAATTGTATCAGTTATTGTGAATCTGGAGTTGGTAATttttctgactccacccaaaactccCCTGCTCTTCCACAGCCATGGAACAGAGGGGGAACATTCAGAAAACGGGTTTCTCATTCATACTGTTAAAATAAACTTTACCCAAATGATGCTTTTTAAGGCCCCATTCAGAGGGGACAGAttatggcactgaatccacgtcataatccgccccttcacaatggaGGGCTACACTATTGCCGCTTCCGGaaaaaaagaatcgacatgccctttcttcaggcggactccatggctgattcagccccagtgtCCGCCTCACGCCTCCGCGacccagtgtaggcccattcattttagcCTATTGTAGAGCCACAACAGAATATGCACATGCGTGAtcatgtgtgaactaggcctaaaacTACAAAGGTAGTTCTTTCCATCTTGGTAAACTGGTACTGAGATGACAATAACTTTAACTTTGCATCCTAGGCTGGGACTTGTGGGAACAGCTGCAGACAAGGCTCCTCCAAGCTCTCCGTGTAATTCTGTTGCTACTATACTCTTGTACAGGAAACACTGGCACATCTTAGCTACCCTGTTTCTGTATAGTTGAATCCACTACAACTAAAGGTTATAACTTGCCTAAAGTCTTGTTGGACAGTGCAGCTCTTCTACTAAAGCCAGCAAAGCGCATGTCCTATTTGGTGCCAATGTGCGGTGCAGCTGGTTTGTACTACTTACCCCAGTGCCAGGAGTATCAGGATCATGGACAGTGGTGATTTAGTCCCAGTCAGCCCAAAAACAGACAGTGTTGATATCTGGGTGACTTAGTGTCCCAGAAGTCTGACCAATTCCCTGCTATATCTACTAACCACAGCAGATGTCAATGAATGAAATACATGTTGTCTGTAATGTTAGTGTATAACATGCTCCATATGTGGTTTTTGCAGTTTCTCAAGGAAAGAATCTGACTATAATGCTCTTCAAGGCAAGCTCCGAGACAGTGAGGCTCTTCTGCACAATACAGATGCTGCGCTTGTCACCGCAAAGAGTGAGAAGAAGGCTTTGGAACAAGAGGTGGAAAATCTTAGAGCCGAGATTGGGCAGGTGAGTACAGGAGTTGCCTGCTTTTTAGTAAAACCGTAAACCCTTGCGCTACATCAGGCCGCAATGTCGGTGAGCTTTTTAGTAACAGATAAGCTATGCTGTGAGGTGAATAACTTGCTTCCTATGCATAAGTGTGTGGGAATCTTGAAAGAACACCTTTTTATTTACATCTTAGTTTGTCTTGAGACTATAAACTGCGTACGTTACCCCTGAAGTGTTTGTGTTCTTGGGGTGCATGGTAGTGGGTGTTGACTGCTTTCCCAGGCTGTCCCTGACCCCAAAAACTCCTGTCTTTATAACTTAATTTCCCACATAGAAAACTCTAGTATGAGCTAGAATGAATCTTTGGCTTCAGCTTTTAGACTGCTTCAGATTGCTATAAGTTGGTGGCAAATAGAATAAGTAGTGTCTGACTTAAGCATGTAATAATGTAATCTCTACAAATTCAAGGCGAGTCAAAAATATTATTTACAGTTTTGGGTCTCTTACAATTTAATACTTGTCTTTCAGTTTGAGTCTGCATTGGAAAAGTTAAAATCACAGCTTGGTGAAGAAACTCTAATGAAAGTGGATCTCGAAAATCGCTGCCAGTCACTGAGTGAAGAGCTTGAGttcagaaaaaatatatatgaggAGGTAATTGAGCCTTtagtgaatgctatacagtgctgtCTATATGTATATCCTGGTGCTTTTTAACACTGttatatactaaaggtaagtaCACACTGAGTTTTTCAGTGCTGCGAAAATTCCACTTTCCTTTCATTTTAATGTGAGTCATGCTCTTCACTTTCCGCAAGCTGTAAGTGTCCTGCTCAGTGTTCAATGGGAAGATCAAGCAGAATTTGCATGAATTAAACTGAGTAGGAAATGTTCCTACTGTCAGCAGAAagatttgttacagattttgcaaggCTGGTCTTGTCACACAATCCTCTGTGATTTCTCCATCTACACTGGTGTTGCTGAAGGTGAATGGATAAATTGACCACCACCAGTATACTGTTACCATCTGGGTTAGCAGATCTGTTACAGGAGACTGTTACATCAGACAATGTGTACCTTACATCCAAGCGGAGTATACTACTTAGATTTGCTGCAGAAACCAATAACACTCCAGGAAATTCCTGTGACTTaaatatactgttatacagatctGTTGTCTCTAAAGCTATTTGATACTATCAGATCTCTGAAAACATgggtttatatattttataggagATCAAAGAGACTAGAAGACGACATGAGACCCGCATGGTGGAAGTAGATTCTGGACGTATCATTGACTATGAACACAAACTTGCTCAAGCTCTTGCAGACATGAGGTCACAGCAGGAAGAACAAGTGAAGGTCTATAAGGATGAACTTGAGCAGACCTATCAAGCAAAGGTATGTCAAATACATATGGTGCTAGCACCATCTAGTCTGCATTGCAAAACTTACAGCTATGTGTCTTACAAATGGGTAGCACCATTCAGAATTTTGATGAATATTCCTTTCCATGTACTATATTTGGCCCTACCTAAACAAGAACTCCTTACTATCTTATAACTGTGGTAATGTTAACTTGTCAGAAATTCTACTTTGGGGCAATAAAACAAAACTACTATTGTTTCACTACAGTGCTTTTAGTCACACTCTTATGTCTAGACCAAAAAGGTTCTGTCCTTGCTATGTAACCCTGGCCTCAATCTAGAGGGTGAACAAGctaaggccacattcacatcaAGGCTGCCTGGAGTACttttcaagggaaaaaaaaaaaaagtcaacggGGACCATCACTCTGTGTAATTAAAACACACACAACGCTGTGAGCAAACTGGGTTCTTAGTTTGCTTGTTCCTGGGCATGACTTGGTACAGACAGGTTTTAGTTGCTTTATGACAGGTTAACTGAGTGGAAGGGTCAAAAAAACAACTTGGGATGTGGACTTTTCTGAACCAACCGATCTCTTACTCCCCTTTCTTCCTCCCCCACATCCTAACTACTGAAGTCCTGACAGGAACCTGACCCTGTAAAGTCTCTACCTGTACAAAGGTGGTCCCAATCCTATAAGCATATACCTTTGTcaacaaaatataaataaataggcAAAGTATTCAATAGCctatcagctttttttttttttttttttttttttttttggtacatttTACCATCGGCCTCAGAGGTTTAGTGTAACTGTATTAAGAAACCTTCAATTCCTGTTTGGTGACGCTAGCACTGTGATGTCCAAATGAGGTGCGCTTCCTCTTCCTCTACATCTGAGTTGTCATTTTAACTTTCAGCTGGAGAATGCAAGACTGTCTTCTGAGATGAACAGCTCTACCGCTCAGAGTACTCGTGAGGAGCTGATGGAAAGCCGCCTGCGCATTGACAGCCTCACTACCCAGCTGTCAGACCTGCAGAAAGAGGTATTAACTTCTATTTTTAGGTTTATCTTTCTAGCCTAAATTGGGACAATCCACACAATAGTATAAATTTGTCAAAGCACAACCTCTTACAAAGCTTGTCTTTAGTCCAGGGCATGGTATGACCGGATGCAAGAGTTGGAAGAAATACTTGCTAAGGAAAGAGATTCCTGTCGCAGAATGCTTGCAGAAAGGGAACGGGAAATGGCTGAAATAAGGGACCAGATGCAGCAACAGCTCGCAGACTATGAGCAGCTTTTAGATGTCAAACTTGCTTTGGACATGGAAATAAGTGCATACCGCAAACTGCTGGAAGGTGAAGAGGAAAGGTAAGAGGCAATGTATGCTACTCAGTATCTGAGAAACCTGCTGTTACTTGTTTCCTAGTTCAGAACTATGTATTTGCTCAAAAATTGACCAACTTCTCCTTACTGTATTTTAGATTAAAGCTTTCTCCCAGTCCTTCATCCCGTGTGACTGTATCTCGAGCCTCTTCAAGTCGTAGCGTGAGAACTACCAGAGGCAAAAGAAAGCGAGTTGATGTAGAAGAATCAGAGGCAAGCAGTAGTGTTAGCATCGCTcattctgcctctgccactggcAATGTGTCCATTGAAGAGTTGGATGTGGATGGCAAATTTATCAGACTGAAGAATAACTCTGACCAGGTAAGTGCGTCTAGTCTCCATTGTCCTTGTAAGACAAATCTGTATCTCTcatggaaatataataaatagagatgtactgttcggatcagccgatccggacagcacgctcgcatagaaatgaatggacgtagccggcacgcggggggttaagcggccggctgacgtcaaagcggaagtaccaggtgcatccattcatttctatggagcgtgctgttcggatcggctgattcgaacagtactctctcatctctaataataaaataaaatgtaatttcagGATCAACCACTTGGAGGTTGGGAGATGACCAGATCTATTGGAGAGACTTCAGCGAACTACAAGTTTACCTCAAGATATGTGCTGAAAGCAGGACAGACTGTTACAGTGAGTAACTtttttcaaacaaaaaaaaatttcagctgtATCTATAAGCCATTTTTGTTGCTAATAATGGACATCCTCTCAGTAGTGTGTGGTTTTTGTTTTATCTGTCTTTCCATCTGTAGTGTGACGTGTCTTGTTTTTGTGTTTTAAGGTCTGGGCTGCTAACGCTGGTGTCCCTGCAAGTCCTCCTTCTGACCTTATCTGGAAGAACCAGAATTCTTGGGGCACTGGTCAAGATGTCAAAGTTGTGTTGAGAAACTCTCAGGGAGAGGTAGGTCTTCTACCATTATTGAACTTTAGGATATGAAGGATATGCCAGGAAGTAAAATGCATAAGAGCCGAACTTGCTTCAAGGTTACCCTTCCACCCACGCTCTG carries:
- the LMNB1 gene encoding lamin-B1, coding for MATSTPTAPRQSSRRSSMSTPLSPTRISRLQEKEELRHLNDRLAVYIDKVRSLESENSVLQLQVTEREEVRSREVTGLKELYETELADARRTLDDTARERAKLQIELGKLRGDYDQLQISFSRKESDYNALQGKLRDSEALLHNTDAALVTAKSEKKALEQEVENLRAEIGQFESALEKLKSQLGEETLMKVDLENRCQSLSEELEFRKNIYEEEIKETRRRHETRMVEVDSGRIIDYEHKLAQALADMRSQQEEQVKVYKDELEQTYQAKLENARLSSEMNSSTAQSTREELMESRLRIDSLTTQLSDLQKESRAWYDRMQELEEILAKERDSCRRMLAEREREMAEIRDQMQQQLADYEQLLDVKLALDMEISAYRKLLEGEEERLKLSPSPSSRVTVSRASSSRSVRTTRGKRKRVDVEESEASSSVSIAHSASATGNVSIEELDVDGKFIRLKNNSDQDQPLGGWEMTRSIGETSANYKFTSRYVLKAGQTVTVWAANAGVPASPPSDLIWKNQNSWGTGQDVKVVLRNSQGEEVAQRTTVFTTSLPEEEVDEEVEVAEEVETEIRPRRQAADNRSCAVM